A single genomic interval of Salmo trutta chromosome 13, fSalTru1.1, whole genome shotgun sequence harbors:
- the ids gene encoding iduronate 2-sulfatase, whose protein sequence is MSLSVQKWFCVLILFRFSHDVVAKTVRRNVLFIMADDLRPTLGCYGDPIVKSPNIDQLASKSNVFLNAYAQQAVCGPSRTSLLTSRRPDTTRLYDFNSYWRVHAGNYTTLPQYFKSKGYTTMSVGKVFHPGIASNHSDDYPYSWSVPPYHPPSFKYENMKVCKGSDGKLHANLLCSVNVSETPLGTLPDMESTEEAIRLLKSTRDSGKNFFLAVGFHKPHIPFRIPQEFLTLYPLEKMRLAPDPDVPKGLPSVAYNPWTDIRKREDVQALNISFPYGPIPKDFQLQIQQHYYASVSYMDSQVGRLLNTLDYLGLAEDTVVVFTSDHGWSLGEHGEWAKYSNFDVATRVPLMFYVAGMTAVRPWPEDETFPYMDVFGLTPHRFTQGGTVSNVNELVDLFPTVSVLAGLKPPLPCPDNSFHVELCTEGHDLAYTFNNDNSKKSEAIAFSQYPRPADTPQENSDLPDLKDIRIMGYSLRSWDYRFTVWAGFDPASFQVNLSDVHGGELYLLEEDPGQDHNLYNSSEHSLLLCKLGQQQTWAQTLKQHLLYLTAGTKSKGMA, encoded by the exons atgtctctgtctgtccagaAATGGTTTTGCGTCCTGATTCTGTTTAGATTCTCTCATGACGTTGTTGCAAAAACAG TTAGGCGCAATGTTCTCTTCATCATGGCTGACGATTTGAGACCAACATTAGGATGCTACGGGGATCCTATTGTAAAGTCACCGAACATTGATCAACTTGCCTCTAAAAGTAATGTCTTTCTCAACGCATATGCCCAG CAAGCAGTGTGTGGACCAAGTCGGACCTCCTTATTAACAAGTCGTAGACCTGACACAACCCGGTTATATGACTTTAACTCCTACTGGAGAGTGCATGCGGGGAACTACACCACTCTCCCTCAGTACTTCAAGTCAAAGGGCTACACTACCATGTCGGTTGGAAAGGTTTTTCACCCAG GCATAGCCTCTAATCACTCGGATGATTACCCGTACAGCTGGTCTGTACCTCCTTATCATCCTCCCTCTTTCAAGTATGAAAATATGAAG GTTTGCAAGGGCAGTGATGGCAAACTGCATGCCAACCTGCTGTGCTCAGTTAATGTGTCTGAAACCCCCCTTGGGACACTGCCAGACATGGAGAGCACAGAGGAGGCCATCAGGCTGCTCAAGTCCACAAGGGATTCTGGCAAGAATTTCTTTCTGGCTGTTGGATTCCACAAACCTCACATTCCCTTCAGAATCCCACAG GAGTTCTTGACACTCTATCCCCTGGAGAAGATGCGCCTGGCTCCAGACCCTGATGTTCCTAAAGGCCTCCCCAGCGTGGCCTACAATCCCTGGACTGACATCAGGAAACGGGAAGATGTCCAAGCTCTAAACATCAGCTTCCCATATGGGCCAATCCCAAAGGATTTCCAG CTCCAGATTCAACAGCACTATTATGCGTCTGTGTCGTACATGGACTCCCAAGTGGGTCGGTTGTTGAATACTCTGGATTATCTGGGCCTGGCTGAAGACACTGTTGTGGTCTTTACATCTGACCATG GCTGGTCACTTGGGGAGCATGGAGAATGGGCCAAATACAGCAACTTTGACGTGGCCACTCGCGTTCCACTAATGTTCTACGTAGCAGGTATGACTGCAGTCCGTCCTTGGCCAGAGGACGAGACCTTCCCCTACATGGATGTGTTTGGCCTAACACCGCATCGCTTCACACAAG GAGGAACAGTGAGCAACGTGAACGAGCTGGTAGATCTCTTCCCCACTGTGTCTGTCCTGGCTGGGCTGAAGCCCCCACTCCCCTGTCCCGACAACTCCTTCCACGTGGAGCTCTGCACCGAGGGACACGACCTGGCCTACACCTTCAACAATGACAACAGCAAGAAGTCTGAGGCCATTGCCTTCAGCCAGTACCCCCGGCCCGCCGACACCCCCCAGGAGAACTCAGACCTGCCCGACCTGAAGGACATCCGAATAATGGGTTATTCTCTGCGCTCCTGGGACTATCGCTTCACTGTGTGGGCGGGCTTCGACCCAGCTAGCTTCCAGGTTAACCTGTCAGACGTGCACGGTGGGGAGCTGTACCTCCTGGAGGAAGACCCAGGCCAGGACCACAACCTGTACAACAGCTCTGAGCACAGCCTGCTGCTCTGCAAGCTGGGCCAGCAGCAAACCTGGGCACAGACCCTCAAACAACACCTCCTTTACCTCACTGCAGGGACTAAATCTAAAGGGATGGCATGA